The DNA region GTCAAGCCTCCCTACGTTCTTGCAGCAGGGAGCCCCAGGCGGGCCTCCAGGCGTTTCAGGCGGGCCACTTCGGGAAGGGCGCGGTAGGCCTCCAGAAAGACGGGGTCCGTCTGGAGGGCCTCCACGGCGTCGGCGATCCGCCGGGCCTCCTTGGCGTGGTACCGCGCCGAGCCCAGGTGCCCCTCGCTTGCGGCGGCTTCGGCCTTCAGGAGGCGGTACCTCAGGCCCAGCAACCCCCGGTCGAAGGAGCACCCCCAGCGGGCCAGCCGGCGGAGGAGACCGGAAAGGGCCTCCTTTCTTCCCGTCGCCAAAAGGGCTTGCCCCAGCGACAGAAGGAAGGGGCCGCATTTCAGGGGGCTGTCCTGGCGCACCGCCGCTGGATACCAGGCGAGGCCGGCCACCGCCGCCTCTTCAGACTTCCCCGCTTCCAGAAGAATCCGGACCAGGCCGTCGGCGGCTTCGGTAAGGAGCCAGAGGATCTGCGCCTTCGCTGCCTCCCGAGCGATCGTTTCCAGGCGCGTCCAGGCCTCCGAAAGGGAAAGCCCGCCTGCACGTGCCTTTTGAATGGTTTCCTGGACCCGAACGGCCAGGCCGTGTGCTCCTGCTGCGGGAGGGGCCGCGTGCTCTTCGTTCCTATCTCCCGAAGCTCCCGGCAAGGCGGGAAGGCGGAGGGCATTTCGAACCCAGAGGGCTTCGGCGAGCGCTGCCTTCACGCCGTCCTCGCGCTGACAAGGCTCAAACAGGCCGGCAGCTTCCTTCTGCAGGCGGATGGCCTCCTCCCACGCACCGCGTACCGCCTCTTGAAGCCCGGCGGTATGGAGGGAGAAGGCATGCGAAACTCTGAGGCGAAAGGTCTCTGCCTGCCTACGAGCCGCCTGGTTCTCCTGCTTCGCCTCTGCCCAACGCCCCAGGAGCGTGAGGTAGAGAGCGCGGTTGCCAGAAAGGCCGATGGAAAAGTCTCGGTATCCGAACTGACGGGCAAGCGGCAGGATTTCCTCGATCGTTTTGAGGGCCGCCCGATACCGCCCCAGCTCGGCGTCAACCAACGCCAGATTGTTGCCTACATTGACCGATTGGGGCCTGAGCCCGTGGCCTCTCGCCAAAACTAGCGCCTTCTTAAAGAAACCGTGGGCCCGCTTGGGGTCCGAGTGGCCGAAGTGATGGCACAACCCCAGGTTCATGAGGGCGAGGACCTGCCAGTTGGGGGTTCCGGCCTTCCGGGCGAGGCGCTCGGCTTTTTTGAAGCGGGAGAGGGCCTCGTCGAAGCGGCCGGCCATAGCGTGGGGAACTCCCGAGTCCAAGAGAATTCGGCACTCGAGTACGGGATCCTTCAATCCCGCGGCGCGCTTCATCGCCGTGCCGTACAGCTCCAGGGAGCGCTTCAAATTTCCCCTTCTCCGCTCGATGTCGGCCAGGCGCATGAGGGACACGACGGTTTCCTCGCAGGGCTCGGAGACGCCTTCGAGGATCCTCCGGCTCAGGGTCTCGGCCTCCTCGATGCGCCCCAGGTCCTTGGCCGATTCGGCCAGGTGAAGGAGGGCGCGGCGGTAGGCCGGGTCGTCTCCGGGGGAGGCCCCGGAGGCCTCCTTGAAAGCCACGAGGCGCGAGAGAAAGTCGAAGGCCGCCGTGTTGTCGTAGCGGGCCCGGGCCTCGTCGGCGCACAGGCCCAGATACCGGAGGGCCGGCTCGGCCTCCGAGGCGGCCTCGAAGTGGCGCGCCAGGGCGGGCCAGACGCGCCGGTCCCCCTTCGCGTCGGCCTCCAGGAACCGGGCGGCCCGCCCGTGCAGGGACCGCCGGGATTCGAAGTTGAGGGACTCGTAGAGGGCGTCGCGCAGGAGGGCGTCGGTGAAGGTGGCGTAGGGGCGCGCCCCCCAGGAGTCCATGCGCACGAAGCCGCTCTCCTCCAGGGATCGGATGTCCTCCACAACCGAGTCTCCCTCCCGCCCGGACAGGCGGCCCAGGAGGTTCAGCGAAAAGGAGGACCCCAGGATGGAGGCGGTCTTGAGGAGGTGGCGCTGGGCCTCGGGGAGGGCGTCGGCGCGGGAGAGGAGCATGGCCTCCAGGGTGTCCGGGAACCGGGCCCGGGCCAGCCGGTCCTCGTCCACCTCGAGGAGGCCCGAGGGGCCCGGCGCCAGCAGGCCCTGGTCCTCCATGGCCCTGAGGATCTGTTCGAGGAACTTGGGGTTGCCCCCCGTCTTCTTCTCCAGGAACTCCAGGAAGGCCTCGGGGGGCGGCGCCGCCCCCGCGGCGCGAACGAGGTAGTCCCGGATCTCCTCCGGGCTCAGGGGCTGGACCCGAAAGGTCCGGTCGGGGGGGAAGAGGGAGGCCAGGCGCTCGGGCGCGCCCTCCCGAAAGGCCGCCAGGACCTTGAGGGGGACCTCGGCGCCGGCCTGGAGAAGGCCCTCCAGGAGTTCGAGGGAGGCGGCATCGGCGTTCTCCAGGGCGTCCAGAGCCAGGACGTACCGCCCTTCCGAGGCCAGGCCCAGAAGGAGCCGCTGGGCCATGGCGAAGAGGACGTCCTTGCGGTCCTTGGGCGTCAGCGCCTTCACCTCGGGGGTCTCGGGAAGCGAGCAGGCCATCAGGCCCGCGAAGAGCGGGAGGTACGGAGCGTCCTCGGCGGGGAAGGCCGCCGCGAGGGCGGCGGCCTTGATGGCGTCGGGCGCCGACCGGGACACGCCGAGGGCGGAGAAGAGAGCCGGACGGACTGCCGAGAGGTACCCGTGGGCGCTGTGGGGCGAAAGGGGGACCGTGAGGCGGCGGACCCCGGCGGCGTCCAGGTCGAGGCCCAGACGGTGGAGGAGGGCGCTCTTGCCCGCGCCGGGAGGCCCCACGAGGGCCAGGGCCCCTGGACCAGCGGGATCGAGCAGGAGCCGCGGCAGGTCGCGCAGGAGGCCGGCGCGTCCCACGAAGGTCCGGCTCTCTTCCTCGGATTCCTCGTGGTCGCCCTCGGGGCGAAAGATGGCGACCTTCTCCTTCTTGCCCTTCACGAAGATCGGGTCGAGGGCGCGGAAGGCCAGACGCGTCCCGGCCTTCTCCCTCACCTGGGAGTCGCACAAGACCCGCCACGAGTGGGCGTTGGCCATGAGCCGGGCGGCCATGTTGATGCCGTCCCCCATGACCGTGAACTCCCGGCGGTCCTCGTTTCCGACGTAGGCGGCAAAGAGGGGCGCCGAGGTGACGCCGATGCGAAGGTCCGCCAGAAGCCCGCGCAGGACCGGGCTGTCGAGGATCTGGAGGGCCGCCCGGCACGCCGCTTCCTCCTGGGCCTCCAGGGCGCGGGGAGCCCCGAAGAGGGCGATCATCTTGCTCCCCTTGTCCCCCATGTCGAGCTTGTTCACCCACCCTCCGAAGCGTCGCACGACCTCGGCCACCTCGGCGTACACGGCGGAGGTTTTGTCGAGCACTCGAGGATCGGCGTAATCCAGCCCGGCGAAGGAGAGGAAGAGAACGCTGGTGCGGCGGTGTTCCGCGGCCGCCAAACCCGACTCCAGGCGGGCCCTCTCCACCGCGAAGGGCGGGAGGAAGTCCTCGAGATCGGAGAGTTCGGGCATGGACGACGGTGCGGGCCCAGGTGAAACGGGTCCCTTTCCGCCATCGGAATCGGCGGCCAGGTTCGCGAATCCCCCCTCCATTGGGAACAAC from Acidobacteriota bacterium includes:
- a CDS encoding adenylate/guanylate cyclase domain-containing protein, with the translated sequence MDQDVLRRRLAALLPRSVWPLVSGRAEGLTAEGCVLFADLAGFTALTESLARIGREGAEELTRILNDFFSAMIGVVHDGGGDVLRFGGDAVTVYFPEGLDAGLRAACAMQNKAGRFGEVSTRGGVFALAMKIGVSQGSVLLGTVGDAAVGRDYFAAGRALDEAAEAEHHAARGEVVLFPSCKGLAERAGWRLFPMEGGFANLAADSDGGKGPVSPGPAPSSMPELSDLEDFLPPFAVERARLESGLAAAEHRRTSVLFLSFAGLDYADPRVLDKTSAVYAEVAEVVRRFGGWVNKLDMGDKGSKMIALFGAPRALEAQEEAACRAALQILDSPVLRGLLADLRIGVTSAPLFAAYVGNEDRREFTVMGDGINMAARLMANAHSWRVLCDSQVREKAGTRLAFRALDPIFVKGKKEKVAIFRPEGDHEESEEESRTFVGRAGLLRDLPRLLLDPAGPGALALVGPPGAGKSALLHRLGLDLDAAGVRRLTVPLSPHSAHGYLSAVRPALFSALGVSRSAPDAIKAAALAAAFPAEDAPYLPLFAGLMACSLPETPEVKALTPKDRKDVLFAMAQRLLLGLASEGRYVLALDALENADAASLELLEGLLQAGAEVPLKVLAAFREGAPERLASLFPPDRTFRVQPLSPEEIRDYLVRAAGAAPPPEAFLEFLEKKTGGNPKFLEQILRAMEDQGLLAPGPSGLLEVDEDRLARARFPDTLEAMLLSRADALPEAQRHLLKTASILGSSFSLNLLGRLSGREGDSVVEDIRSLEESGFVRMDSWGARPYATFTDALLRDALYESLNFESRRSLHGRAARFLEADAKGDRRVWPALARHFEAASEAEPALRYLGLCADEARARYDNTAAFDFLSRLVAFKEASGASPGDDPAYRRALLHLAESAKDLGRIEEAETLSRRILEGVSEPCEETVVSLMRLADIERRRGNLKRSLELYGTAMKRAAGLKDPVLECRILLDSGVPHAMAGRFDEALSRFKKAERLARKAGTPNWQVLALMNLGLCHHFGHSDPKRAHGFFKKALVLARGHGLRPQSVNVGNNLALVDAELGRYRAALKTIEEILPLARQFGYRDFSIGLSGNRALYLTLLGRWAEAKQENQAARRQAETFRLRVSHAFSLHTAGLQEAVRGAWEEAIRLQKEAAGLFEPCQREDGVKAALAEALWVRNALRLPALPGASGDRNEEHAAPPAAGAHGLAVRVQETIQKARAGGLSLSEAWTRLETIAREAAKAQILWLLTEAADGLVRILLEAGKSEEAAVAGLAWYPAAVRQDSPLKCGPFLLSLGQALLATGRKEALSGLLRRLARWGCSFDRGLLGLRYRLLKAEAAASEGHLGSARYHAKEARRIADAVEALQTDPVFLEAYRALPEVARLKRLEARLGLPAART